Proteins encoded by one window of Prosthecobacter debontii:
- a CDS encoding deoxycytidylate deaminase — MALAHVASLRSEDPFRKVGAVAIDFDNRVIGTAYNGLAPGYNASPEFWNDRDVRRKYMLHAEVNLCSLFTRGNVKLVACTTKPCTSCMQMLCAYGVKEVYYRDDYPESEADAIAARYSIQLVQLTDYPQIVATLDQP; from the coding sequence ATGGCCCTCGCCCACGTGGCCAGCCTGCGTTCTGAAGATCCTTTCCGGAAAGTCGGCGCTGTCGCCATCGACTTTGACAACCGGGTCATCGGCACCGCCTACAACGGCCTCGCCCCGGGTTACAACGCCTCACCTGAGTTTTGGAACGATCGTGACGTCCGCCGAAAATACATGCTCCATGCCGAGGTGAACCTGTGCAGCCTCTTCACCCGAGGGAATGTCAAGTTGGTCGCCTGCACGACAAAGCCCTGCACCAGCTGCATGCAAATGCTCTGCGCTTATGGAGTGAAAGAAGTCTATTACCGGGATGATTATCCCGAGTCCGAGGCGGATGCCATCGCCGCTCGGTATAGCATCCAACTCGTGCAATTGACCGACTACCCGCAAATCGTCGCCACGCTGGATCAACCCTAG
- a CDS encoding polysaccharide biosynthesis tyrosine autokinase translates to MNNPPNLPLDPNLTLPGAIPSSNLNRIHETSAKFQRYKLLLARRWWFLLLTASIGVCVQALLIMNEPVTYTSLAKLVAGGRMVAQGDLNWQETMQDFYGTIIETLESADLKKRTLTRVQALHPDLKDSEVEIKVTQTRGSAIFNVFAIGAEQKYTQIFLEALLDEFVSFRQQIREQGLERALNTFTETVVKKSKELQDRAAALEAFRKANNIVTLNNGNNEAAALLSNLTVKKKFLEMELNDITLALQDVDNAMSNRERGLAAGTMTPAQAATAADAAAPKVESAQGSMGLTSVERDYLETRKKILRLESERVKLLKSFKAQHPMIVDIDEEIEAEKSLLTNFQQEIVKELRGQQADLERRVRGLEQQIAAQAKEAVELGGKLAQHERLEKEFEATKLAHDRMFERVQEFQQLQNVQTDYVAIQEHASLALKSDPEWVQPLVIGLVVGLVAGGLILLVFDRLDDRMNSFAEFQSLFPNEAVLGQVPEQRQRGDVKLLQPNDDRHLYAEAFRNIRSSILFKNWQGQPPKTILVTSAVPNEGKTTVTSNLAITLALGGARVLLADCDLRRGGVNELFKQPVSPGLSEVLRGGLHWRDAVQETPIRNLHLLPRGAVYDQTSEMLLSKTAEDVLHEMGAEYDYVVFDSAPVLVADDTGSFAPKIDTVLFVVRMSSTMARLSGKALDLLYERQVNVGGVILNRASTSLKEYTYYNYASYYYTPQPGAKKAPLDAQIVS, encoded by the coding sequence GTGAACAATCCACCGAATCTCCCCCTTGATCCGAACCTGACGCTGCCAGGGGCCATCCCTTCGTCCAACCTGAATCGGATTCACGAGACTTCCGCCAAGTTTCAGCGTTACAAGCTGCTTCTGGCCCGGCGCTGGTGGTTCCTGCTTTTAACCGCCAGCATCGGCGTCTGTGTCCAGGCGCTTTTGATCATGAACGAGCCAGTGACCTACACGTCTTTGGCTAAGCTCGTTGCGGGCGGCCGCATGGTCGCCCAAGGGGATCTGAACTGGCAGGAAACCATGCAGGATTTCTACGGCACCATCATTGAAACCCTCGAAAGTGCCGACCTCAAAAAACGCACTCTAACGCGCGTTCAGGCGCTGCATCCGGACCTGAAAGACTCGGAGGTGGAGATCAAGGTCACGCAGACTCGCGGATCTGCCATCTTTAACGTTTTTGCCATCGGGGCCGAGCAAAAATACACCCAGATCTTCCTGGAGGCATTGCTGGATGAGTTTGTCTCCTTCCGTCAGCAGATCCGTGAGCAGGGCCTTGAGCGTGCCCTGAATACTTTTACCGAGACGGTGGTGAAAAAGAGCAAGGAACTTCAAGATCGTGCCGCTGCGTTGGAGGCTTTTCGCAAGGCCAATAACATCGTCACCCTCAACAACGGTAACAACGAGGCCGCCGCTTTGCTGAGCAACTTGACGGTCAAAAAGAAGTTCTTGGAGATGGAGCTTAATGACATCACTCTCGCGCTTCAGGACGTGGATAATGCCATGAGCAACCGCGAGCGCGGACTGGCGGCAGGCACCATGACCCCCGCCCAAGCTGCCACTGCTGCGGATGCAGCCGCTCCCAAAGTGGAGTCTGCTCAAGGCAGCATGGGATTGACGTCCGTGGAGCGGGACTATCTGGAGACGCGTAAGAAGATCCTGCGACTCGAGTCAGAGCGCGTCAAACTCCTGAAATCCTTCAAGGCTCAGCATCCGATGATCGTCGATATTGACGAGGAAATTGAAGCCGAAAAAAGTTTGCTGACCAATTTCCAGCAGGAAATCGTGAAGGAATTGCGCGGACAGCAGGCTGACCTGGAACGTCGAGTTCGGGGTCTGGAGCAACAGATCGCCGCTCAGGCGAAAGAGGCGGTTGAACTCGGTGGCAAGCTGGCTCAGCACGAGCGTTTGGAGAAAGAGTTTGAGGCCACCAAGCTGGCCCATGACCGCATGTTTGAGCGTGTGCAGGAGTTCCAGCAGCTTCAGAACGTGCAGACCGACTATGTGGCCATTCAGGAGCATGCTTCCTTAGCCCTCAAGTCGGACCCTGAATGGGTGCAGCCTCTGGTCATCGGATTGGTGGTCGGTCTTGTGGCTGGTGGCCTGATCTTGCTCGTCTTTGATCGCCTGGATGACCGCATGAACTCTTTTGCCGAGTTCCAGTCCCTGTTCCCCAATGAAGCCGTGCTGGGGCAGGTGCCAGAGCAGCGTCAGCGAGGGGATGTGAAGCTCCTTCAGCCAAATGATGACCGCCATCTTTACGCCGAGGCCTTCCGCAATATCCGCTCTTCCATCCTTTTCAAGAACTGGCAGGGCCAGCCGCCAAAGACCATCCTGGTCACCAGCGCCGTGCCGAATGAAGGGAAAACGACCGTTACCTCCAATTTGGCCATTACCCTCGCCCTCGGTGGTGCACGTGTGCTCCTGGCCGACTGTGACCTCCGTCGTGGTGGGGTGAATGAACTCTTCAAGCAGCCAGTCAGCCCTGGCTTGAGCGAGGTCCTCCGCGGTGGCCTGCACTGGCGCGATGCCGTCCAGGAGACGCCGATCCGTAACCTGCATCTGCTGCCTCGCGGTGCCGTCTATGATCAGACCTCCGAGATGCTCCTCTCGAAGACGGCGGAAGATGTGTTGCATGAAATGGGGGCTGAATACGATTACGTCGTCTTCGATAGCGCCCCAGTTCTCGTAGCTGATGATACGGGTAGCTTTGCGCCGAAGATCGACACTGTTCTCTTCGTCGTTCGCATGTCGTCCACCATGGCCCGCCTCAGCGGTAAGGCTCTCGACCTGCTCTATGAACGCCAAGTGAATGTGGGCGGTGTCATTCTCAACCGTGCTTCCACGAGCTTGAAGGAATACACTTATTACAACTACGCCAGCTATTATTACACGCCTCAGCCCGGCGCCAAGAAAGCTCCTCTAGACGCGCAGATCGTTTCCTGA
- a CDS encoding flippase activity-associated protein Agl23, protein MAPRKEVTLSLLTFLILVVVALGLAYSYRFQGLELRPMHTDEAILGMKLAETWNTGHFTYDPKDFHGPALHQVSLLWSKLAGWGDPTTWTEANLRMVTVMCSMALLLVTLLFADALGRYGTAIAMLLMASSPMMVFYSRYFIMEMLLVLLIALTLGCFWRYSQGGTRLWLVLGGCALGFQHATKETFILNVGAAVVGWLVARSLIGEFEPRKASSFSIGPARKKGRPARPWLWVALPAVFISVAAFSNGFKDWQAVGDSFLTYLHYLERSGGSGHEKPWHYYISLIFWRKDTLIWTEALIGGLALIGMIYAFIGDFKNTGRQAFLVFLSVYSLVLLMGYSVLSYKTPWSILSAQHAFILLAGLGAGALWSAMPGAFMRWVYNILLGLGILHLCNQSLGLTGTHPNPQLEYSADPRNPYAYSHTQKSLLKLLAEVNTYVGDQGDTKTIQVISRDSGWPLPWYWRNWKKVGYQDRVPENLDADVIVVDGEFYDQVKARINAANYTEHYPYGLRPGIILSVLLRKAPAPAPVPAVPPPAASPAPTPTPAPADTSPAKPAPETEAAVPPPPPEGTLSQPPSFSPSLPNLPGGLVPQPQL, encoded by the coding sequence ATGGCCCCCCGAAAAGAAGTCACTCTCTCCCTGCTTACCTTTTTGATCCTGGTCGTCGTGGCTCTAGGCCTGGCCTACTCCTATCGCTTTCAGGGCCTGGAGTTGCGCCCTATGCATACGGATGAAGCCATCCTGGGAATGAAGCTGGCGGAGACCTGGAATACCGGGCACTTCACGTATGACCCGAAGGACTTTCACGGCCCCGCCCTGCATCAGGTCAGCCTGCTCTGGTCAAAGCTGGCAGGCTGGGGTGATCCCACCACCTGGACAGAGGCGAATCTGCGCATGGTCACCGTCATGTGCAGCATGGCTCTACTGCTGGTCACCCTGCTCTTTGCCGATGCCCTCGGCCGCTACGGCACCGCCATCGCCATGCTGCTGATGGCGTCGTCGCCGATGATGGTCTTCTACAGCCGCTACTTCATCATGGAGATGCTGCTGGTGCTGCTCATCGCATTGACTCTGGGCTGCTTCTGGCGGTATTCTCAGGGCGGCACGCGCTTATGGCTGGTCTTGGGCGGCTGCGCTCTAGGCTTCCAGCACGCTACCAAGGAGACTTTCATCCTCAACGTAGGCGCTGCCGTCGTAGGCTGGCTCGTCGCCCGCAGCCTGATCGGCGAGTTTGAGCCGCGGAAAGCGAGCAGCTTCAGCATTGGCCCTGCTCGTAAAAAAGGCCGCCCGGCACGCCCTTGGTTATGGGTCGCTCTGCCAGCGGTCTTCATTTCCGTGGCCGCCTTTTCCAACGGTTTTAAAGATTGGCAAGCCGTGGGAGACAGCTTTCTCACCTACCTGCACTACCTGGAGCGCAGCGGAGGCAGTGGTCATGAGAAACCGTGGCACTACTACATCAGCCTCATCTTCTGGCGCAAAGACACCCTCATCTGGACAGAGGCTCTCATCGGTGGCTTAGCGCTGATCGGGATGATTTACGCCTTCATCGGAGATTTCAAAAACACCGGTCGCCAAGCTTTCCTGGTGTTTCTTTCCGTTTACAGCCTGGTCCTGCTCATGGGCTATTCTGTGCTCAGCTACAAGACCCCGTGGTCCATCCTCAGCGCACAGCACGCCTTCATCCTTTTGGCAGGGCTCGGTGCGGGGGCTCTCTGGTCGGCCATGCCCGGAGCTTTCATGCGTTGGGTGTATAACATCCTGTTAGGGCTCGGCATCCTGCATCTTTGCAATCAATCGCTCGGCCTCACTGGCACCCATCCGAATCCGCAGCTCGAATACTCCGCCGACCCTCGCAATCCTTACGCTTACTCGCACACCCAAAAGAGCCTGTTGAAGCTGCTCGCCGAAGTGAATACCTACGTCGGTGATCAAGGTGATACCAAGACGATTCAGGTCATCTCTCGGGATTCAGGCTGGCCGCTGCCCTGGTATTGGCGAAACTGGAAAAAAGTCGGTTACCAAGACCGGGTTCCAGAGAACCTGGATGCCGATGTCATTGTCGTGGATGGGGAGTTTTATGATCAGGTGAAAGCCCGGATCAATGCGGCTAACTACACGGAGCATTACCCCTATGGACTGCGCCCAGGCATCATCTTGAGCGTACTCTTGCGTAAGGCTCCCGCACCAGCCCCGGTCCCGGCAGTGCCACCACCCGCCGCCTCGCCTGCCCCAACCCCGACTCCGGCCCCCGCTGATACCTCGCCCGCTAAACCAGCCCCTGAGACCGAAGCCGCCGTGCCGCCACCTCCTCCTGAGGGCACCCTATCTCAGCCACCGAGTTTTTCTCCCAGTCTGCCGAACCTTCCTGGAGGTCTAGTTCCACAGCCGCAGTTATGA
- a CDS encoding PSD1 and planctomycete cytochrome C domain-containing protein codes for MMVRTLLFLALLAPPVFATAAGPLRYNRDIRPILSDNCFACHGPDKNHREADLRLDVREAAIEMKAITPGKPEKSSLMDRILTHDEDDLMPPPESKKTLTAEQKEILAEWIRQGAPYEPHWAYTPLVKPTLPAGTSDKPAIDAFIQAALSAKGIAPSPQADAHTLIRRLSLDLVGLPPSPAEVSAFEQDFTRDPQKAVETWTTRLMESPHFGERWAAWWLDVARFSDTVGFHGDQNQRVFPYRDYVIAAFNTNKRFDQFTLEQLAGDLLPNPTTEQLIATGFNRLNMMTREGGAQPKEYLAKYQADRVRTIGGTWLGATLGCAECHDHKFDPFTAHDFYAMSAYFADVKQFGVYSSYGYTPVEELKGWSNEHPFPPELQVDSPYLQKRLAHLKTQMDQIALKALQAAPKTEVQQWRRDTLARLKTHPEGWFSPTFEAQTTLAPPSKKGAPPKPKPTDAKSVDDSRITAASQNRLLIQAKAAQNTTLTYKASQPTRIAAVRLELLPDAAHQGSIELNGATNGLALTPSFSVRHSGAAKDTPVSPFHADADLKEPRYSSTAEVPGIVSGWKTSIRQTHAPHTGIYLLDQPVDLQPDETFSMRLSNHSAGCLRLAFASVSPPSPLAKNWITPLQASLEKEDLTSPLYAQAWLLQSGQKSEALTTWKSLHAQVLECNDGRAWTQVTVAVQEPLTIRRLPRGNWMDETGEICPPAPPAFIAGALPANSPRQSRLDLARWLTSPQNPLTARTFVNRLWKQFFGNGLSQAVDDLGAQGETPSHPELLDWLAAEFRDSGWDIQHVMRLMVTSATYQQDSRTRPELSDIDPGNRLLAYQNPRRLDAEFVRDNALFITGLINLDIGGPSVKPYQPGGYYENLQFPSRDYIASTDDRQWRRGVYMHWQRTFLHPMLANFDAPARDECTASRNVSNTPQQALTLLNDPTFVEAARTFAENLPAGSDQDRINTIYQRTLARAPKPNEQQSLLAFLKIQRETYQAAPADAQKLISTGLRPAPQGNLPELAAWTSVCRVVLNLHETITRY; via the coding sequence ATGATGGTCCGCACGCTTCTATTCCTAGCTCTTTTGGCTCCGCCCGTATTCGCCACTGCGGCGGGGCCATTGCGTTACAACCGAGACATCCGGCCCATCCTCTCCGACAACTGCTTTGCCTGCCATGGACCAGACAAAAACCATCGTGAGGCCGACCTGCGCCTAGATGTGCGGGAGGCCGCGATCGAGATGAAAGCTATCACCCCTGGAAAGCCTGAGAAAAGCAGTCTCATGGATCGTATCCTCACCCATGATGAAGATGACCTGATGCCGCCGCCGGAGTCGAAGAAAACCCTCACCGCCGAGCAGAAGGAAATCCTCGCCGAATGGATTCGCCAAGGTGCCCCGTATGAACCTCATTGGGCTTACACACCTTTGGTCAAACCGACTTTACCCGCTGGCACCTCGGACAAACCTGCCATCGATGCCTTTATTCAGGCCGCTCTCAGCGCTAAAGGTATTGCCCCTTCCCCCCAAGCCGATGCCCACACCTTGATCCGGCGTCTGAGCCTGGACCTCGTGGGTCTGCCGCCTTCCCCAGCAGAGGTCAGCGCATTCGAGCAAGATTTCACCCGAGATCCCCAAAAGGCGGTCGAGACCTGGACCACTCGCTTGATGGAATCCCCTCACTTTGGCGAGCGCTGGGCCGCGTGGTGGCTGGATGTGGCTCGCTTCAGCGACACCGTCGGTTTCCATGGAGATCAAAATCAGCGCGTCTTTCCCTATCGGGATTATGTGATCGCTGCGTTCAATACGAACAAACGATTCGATCAATTCACTCTCGAACAACTGGCCGGTGATCTCCTGCCCAATCCGACCACGGAACAACTCATCGCTACAGGCTTCAACCGCCTGAACATGATGACCCGTGAAGGCGGTGCTCAGCCGAAGGAATACCTGGCCAAATATCAGGCAGATCGCGTGCGCACCATCGGCGGCACCTGGCTGGGGGCCACGCTCGGTTGCGCCGAGTGCCATGACCATAAGTTCGATCCCTTCACCGCCCATGACTTCTATGCCATGTCCGCCTACTTCGCGGATGTGAAGCAGTTTGGCGTATATTCCAGTTATGGTTATACTCCCGTGGAAGAACTGAAGGGCTGGAGCAACGAGCACCCCTTCCCGCCCGAGCTCCAGGTGGATAGCCCCTACCTCCAGAAGCGCCTAGCCCACCTGAAGACTCAGATGGACCAGATCGCCCTCAAAGCCCTGCAAGCCGCGCCTAAAACCGAGGTGCAGCAGTGGCGGCGAGATACCTTGGCTCGGTTGAAAACCCATCCCGAAGGCTGGTTCAGTCCCACCTTCGAGGCCCAGACCACCCTCGCTCCGCCCTCCAAAAAAGGAGCGCCGCCCAAGCCTAAGCCAACCGATGCCAAATCCGTCGATGACTCCCGTATCACGGCCGCTTCACAAAATCGCCTGCTGATTCAAGCCAAGGCAGCTCAGAACACCACCCTGACCTACAAGGCAAGCCAACCCACTCGCATTGCCGCCGTCCGCCTCGAGCTCCTGCCAGACGCTGCCCACCAAGGCAGCATCGAGCTCAATGGAGCCACCAATGGCCTCGCTCTCACGCCCAGCTTCAGTGTCCGTCACAGCGGTGCAGCGAAGGATACCCCCGTCTCACCCTTCCATGCCGATGCCGACCTCAAAGAACCGCGATATTCCAGCACCGCTGAAGTCCCCGGAATCGTCAGCGGATGGAAGACCTCCATCCGCCAAACTCACGCTCCGCACACGGGCATTTACCTTTTGGATCAGCCCGTAGATCTCCAACCAGACGAGACCTTTTCGATGCGCTTGAGCAATCACAGCGCTGGCTGTCTCCGGCTTGCCTTTGCATCCGTTTCGCCTCCGTCCCCCTTGGCGAAGAACTGGATCACTCCCCTCCAAGCCAGCTTGGAAAAAGAGGACCTGACTTCCCCTCTCTATGCCCAAGCCTGGCTGCTGCAATCGGGCCAAAAGAGCGAAGCGCTCACCACCTGGAAATCCCTGCACGCTCAGGTGCTGGAATGCAACGATGGCCGGGCCTGGACGCAGGTCACCGTGGCCGTCCAAGAACCGCTCACCATTCGCCGTCTCCCGCGTGGCAACTGGATGGATGAAACCGGTGAAATCTGCCCGCCCGCACCGCCCGCCTTCATCGCAGGTGCTTTACCCGCCAACAGTCCCCGCCAATCTCGATTGGACCTCGCCCGCTGGCTCACCTCCCCACAAAACCCGCTGACCGCGCGCACCTTCGTCAACCGCCTGTGGAAGCAGTTCTTTGGCAATGGCCTCTCCCAAGCTGTGGATGACCTCGGTGCCCAAGGCGAGACCCCCAGCCATCCCGAATTGCTCGACTGGCTGGCGGCGGAGTTCCGTGACAGTGGTTGGGATATCCAACACGTCATGCGCCTCATGGTCACCAGCGCCACCTATCAGCAGGATAGCCGCACCCGCCCTGAACTCAGTGACATCGATCCTGGCAACCGTTTGCTGGCCTATCAAAACCCACGTCGTCTTGATGCCGAGTTTGTGCGTGACAATGCCCTCTTCATCACCGGTCTGATCAATCTGGACATCGGTGGCCCCAGTGTGAAGCCCTATCAACCGGGCGGTTATTATGAGAACCTGCAATTCCCCAGTCGCGACTACATCGCCAGCACGGATGATCGTCAATGGCGGCGCGGCGTTTACATGCATTGGCAGCGCACCTTCCTGCATCCGATGTTGGCCAACTTTGATGCCCCGGCCCGCGATGAATGCACCGCGTCCCGGAATGTGTCCAACACCCCACAGCAGGCCCTCACCCTGCTGAATGACCCCACCTTTGTCGAAGCCGCTCGCACCTTTGCTGAAAACCTCCCAGCAGGCAGCGATCAGGACCGCATCAACACCATTTACCAGCGAACTCTGGCTCGTGCGCCCAAGCCCAACGAACAACAAAGTCTGTTAGCTTTTCTCAAAATCCAGCGCGAGACCTATCAAGCCGCCCCCGCTGACGCTCAAAAGCTTATCTCCACCGGCTTACGCCCCGCTCCTCAAGGCAATCTCCCCGAACTCGCCGCCTGGACCAGCGTCTGCCGTGTGGTGCTGAATCTCCACGAGACCATCACACGCTATTGA
- a CDS encoding FAD:protein FMN transferase encodes MATSFEVIVSQDDVDATYAAQAAEAVFAEVDRLEEELSRFRSTSDIARLSSLKAGETLAVSLAVWDCLHLAKTVHEETQGAFDITIGPLMQLWRSGEGHLIEPDAERLAQARHSIGSHLFELHEDGCKVTVHADRMLFDLGAVGKGYALDQAVQILQDWSITRAFLNAGDSTLLALQPPSGEDAWGITLAEGSREMQLKEQALSGSGFMVKGAHIMNPRTLTPVALQEKRSYALAPTAALSDALSTAFMIMSPEEITALCERNPGIQWLEVSH; translated from the coding sequence ATGGCCACCTCCTTCGAGGTGATCGTCTCCCAAGACGACGTGGACGCCACCTATGCCGCCCAAGCCGCCGAGGCGGTCTTTGCCGAGGTTGATCGTCTGGAGGAGGAACTGAGCCGCTTCCGCTCCACCAGCGACATCGCTCGACTGAGTAGCCTTAAGGCCGGTGAAACGTTGGCCGTTTCCCTCGCCGTGTGGGATTGTCTGCATCTCGCCAAGACAGTGCATGAGGAGACTCAGGGGGCCTTTGACATCACCATCGGACCACTGATGCAGCTCTGGCGCAGCGGTGAGGGTCACCTCATCGAGCCGGATGCGGAGCGTCTAGCCCAGGCTCGGCACAGCATCGGCAGCCACTTATTCGAACTGCATGAGGACGGCTGCAAAGTCACCGTGCATGCCGACCGCATGCTCTTTGACCTCGGGGCCGTGGGCAAAGGCTACGCCCTGGATCAAGCCGTGCAGATCCTTCAGGACTGGAGCATCACTCGAGCCTTCCTCAATGCCGGAGACAGCACCCTGCTGGCGTTACAGCCTCCATCGGGTGAAGACGCCTGGGGCATCACCCTGGCGGAAGGCAGCCGCGAAATGCAGCTCAAAGAACAAGCGCTCAGCGGCAGCGGTTTCATGGTCAAAGGGGCCCACATCATGAATCCCCGCACGCTGACGCCCGTGGCCCTCCAGGAGAAGCGCAGTTACGCCCTCGCCCCCACGGCCGCGCTTTCAGACGCTCTCTCCACCGCCTTCATGATCATGAGCCCAGAGGAGATCACTGCCTTGTGTGAGCGAAATCCCGGCATCCAGTGGCTGGAGGTGAGCCATTAA
- a CDS encoding 50S ribosomal protein L11 methyltransferase — MFVWSKLSSEKWSDAWEERFAGNPSLNLVITTVPGRTTIRVEVYAEKQRDVDAVKKMFGGTVREVKNRNWAAMAQTNMPPIQVRGKLVICSARTAAEMKKAKKEHVGKEVIAIPADMAFGTGHHATTATVLRMLVDAAAPYQGRAWKMADLGCGSGILAIAAMKLGATKVWGCDFDPKAVEVSQENAERNDTPGIRFTETDILEWKAREQYDIVIANIFYDILEAGFPQIVRAVRPGGTLMVSGILKSQAESCLAVASRLGVTWDRVVTRGKWVSACGTAPQA, encoded by the coding sequence ATGTTTGTCTGGTCCAAGCTATCCTCGGAAAAATGGAGCGATGCCTGGGAGGAAAGATTCGCCGGAAATCCGTCCCTGAACCTCGTTATCACCACCGTGCCTGGGCGCACCACGATCCGTGTTGAGGTCTATGCCGAGAAGCAGCGGGATGTGGATGCGGTGAAAAAGATGTTTGGCGGCACGGTCCGCGAAGTGAAGAACCGCAACTGGGCTGCGATGGCTCAGACCAATATGCCTCCCATCCAAGTGCGGGGTAAACTGGTGATCTGCTCTGCACGCACAGCGGCTGAGATGAAGAAGGCCAAGAAAGAGCACGTGGGTAAAGAAGTGATCGCCATCCCTGCCGATATGGCCTTTGGCACCGGTCACCATGCGACGACTGCCACCGTGTTGCGCATGCTGGTGGATGCGGCGGCCCCCTATCAAGGCCGCGCATGGAAGATGGCCGATCTCGGCTGCGGCAGTGGCATCCTGGCTATCGCCGCGATGAAACTAGGCGCGACGAAAGTCTGGGGCTGCGACTTTGATCCCAAGGCCGTAGAAGTTTCTCAAGAGAATGCCGAGCGCAATGACACACCGGGCATCCGCTTTACCGAAACCGATATTCTGGAATGGAAGGCGCGTGAACAATACGACATCGTCATCGCCAACATCTTTTACGACATTCTCGAGGCCGGGTTTCCTCAGATTGTTCGCGCGGTGCGGCCTGGAGGCACCTTGATGGTCTCGGGGATCTTAAAATCCCAGGCAGAGTCCTGTCTGGCGGTTGCGTCCCGCCTCGGCGTGACCTGGGACCGCGTCGTGACTCGCGGGAAATGGGTCTCCGCCTGCGGCACCGCCCCCCAAGCCTAG
- a CDS encoding polysaccharide biosynthesis/export family protein, whose product MSVRRLCALLLLASASWSFAQDPGYREVDDRRTQPTQAPVPTGDIARSAAVLNSMEVLDDSQMIEPGDVISMRVVEDRREPQQMRVGATGEVYAPHIGLVKAAGRTCKQLAFDVKRRLEQSFYNVATVVVAIDLKRQDDPNARLRYSSSEIDFFTVYGQVLRQGKYELPQDEDVTISQAILRAGGFAQFANPQKVKLVRKTPQGNKTIVVNLDSIMRQGNLEYDVYLRNNDVIIVDEKKVNF is encoded by the coding sequence ATGTCCGTTCGTCGTCTGTGTGCTCTTCTTCTGTTGGCTTCTGCCAGTTGGTCCTTCGCTCAGGATCCTGGCTATCGTGAAGTCGATGATCGCCGCACCCAGCCGACTCAGGCTCCGGTGCCCACGGGAGATATCGCTCGGTCTGCCGCCGTGCTCAACTCCATGGAAGTTCTCGATGACAGCCAGATGATCGAGCCTGGAGATGTGATCAGTATGCGTGTGGTGGAAGACCGCCGTGAGCCTCAGCAGATGCGTGTGGGGGCGACCGGTGAGGTATATGCGCCGCATATCGGTCTGGTCAAAGCCGCTGGTCGCACCTGCAAGCAGTTGGCCTTCGATGTGAAGCGTCGCTTGGAGCAGAGCTTTTATAACGTCGCTACCGTGGTGGTCGCCATCGACCTGAAACGTCAAGATGACCCGAACGCCCGCTTGCGTTACTCCAGTTCCGAGATCGACTTTTTCACCGTCTATGGCCAAGTACTGCGCCAGGGCAAATACGAGCTGCCTCAGGACGAAGACGTTACTATCAGCCAGGCTATCCTGCGTGCTGGTGGTTTTGCTCAGTTTGCTAACCCTCAGAAGGTTAAGCTGGTGCGCAAGACTCCGCAGGGAAACAAGACCATCGTCGTCAATCTGGACAGCATCATGCGTCAGGGGAACCTGGAATATGACGTCTATCTCCGGAATAACGATGTGATCATTGTGGATGAGAAAAAGGTGAACTTCTGA